A section of the Candidatus Nitrosacidococcus sp. I8 genome encodes:
- the waaA gene encoding lipid IV(A) 3-deoxy-D-manno-octulosonic acid transferase, producing MQVLYNLLFYLATPFILLRLLWRSYRAPAYLRRWSERFGFIPLLPKKPVILIHSVSVGEVHASLPLIRRLLDRYPDHVLLITTMTPTGSDQVKKYFDSCNRVIHYYLPYDLPDCVSRFLKRSQPKLAIIFETELWPNLLSQCKYRNIPVILANARLSKRSARRYAYLSLLAQKMLSVLTYIAAQSTTDSRRFITLGADPNKVSVMGNLKFEIDFPSDLESKGYQLRQRWGGIQRPIWIAASTHQGEEKQVLEGFKQVQEFFPKALLVLVPRHPERFHKVYQLCKHEGFTIQRRSQSLDCTLETNIFLGDSMGELPLFFAAADIVFLGGSLVPIGGHNPLEAAALGKGIILGPYTFNFANISKRLLKVDAAIQISSPQSLTQTVLFYFNNPDKLIRAGQKGKEFVIQNQGASEKLLTLVESCLNRIEV from the coding sequence TTGCAAGTTCTGTATAACCTACTATTTTACTTAGCTACACCTTTTATCCTGCTTCGCTTACTATGGCGAAGTTATCGAGCACCTGCCTATCTTCGCCGATGGTCAGAAAGATTTGGTTTTATTCCTCTTCTCCCTAAAAAACCAGTTATCTTAATTCATAGTGTATCTGTAGGGGAAGTTCATGCAAGCTTACCTTTAATTAGAAGGTTACTTGATCGCTATCCAGATCATGTACTGTTAATCACTACGATGACTCCTACCGGATCGGATCAGGTAAAAAAATATTTTGACTCTTGTAATCGTGTCATTCATTACTATCTTCCATATGATTTACCTGATTGTGTTTCCCGATTTTTAAAGCGATCTCAGCCTAAATTAGCAATTATTTTTGAAACAGAGCTTTGGCCTAATTTATTGAGTCAATGCAAGTATCGAAATATTCCAGTAATCTTAGCAAACGCTCGTCTCTCTAAACGCTCTGCTCGTAGATATGCTTATTTAAGTTTGTTAGCTCAAAAAATGCTTTCAGTACTTACTTATATTGCCGCTCAAAGTACTACTGATTCAAGACGCTTTATTACATTAGGTGCTGACCCTAATAAGGTAAGTGTAATGGGTAATTTAAAATTTGAGATTGATTTTCCTTCCGATCTGGAAAGTAAAGGGTACCAACTAAGGCAGAGATGGGGAGGAATACAACGCCCTATTTGGATTGCTGCTAGCACTCACCAAGGAGAAGAAAAACAGGTTTTAGAAGGTTTTAAACAGGTGCAAGAATTTTTTCCGAAAGCTTTATTAGTTCTAGTACCTCGCCATCCAGAGCGTTTTCATAAGGTATATCAATTATGCAAACATGAAGGATTTACTATACAACGCCGTAGTCAATCATTAGATTGTACTCTAGAAACTAACATCTTTCTTGGAGATAGCATGGGAGAGCTACCTCTATTTTTTGCAGCGGCAGATATTGTATTTTTAGGCGGTAGCTTGGTGCCTATAGGCGGTCATAATCCTCTAGAAGCGGCTGCATTAGGGAAAGGGATTATTTTAGGACCCTATACATTTAATTTCGCAAATATTAGTAAACGGCTATTAAAGGTAGATGCAGCAATACAAATTAGCAGCCCGCAAAGCCTTACCCAAACAGTACTTTTCTATTTCAATAATCCAGATAAATTAATTAGGGCAGGTCAAAAAGGAAAAGAATTCGTGATTCAAAATCAAGGTGCTTCTGAAAAATTATTAACCTTGGTTGAATCTTGTCTCAATAGGATTGAAGTTTAA
- the rfaD gene encoding ADP-glyceromanno-heptose 6-epimerase, translated as MIIVTGGAGFIGSNIVYALNQQGYRDILVVDNLTRGEKFTNLVDCEIADYWDKHQFLEAILAKKNHFSSIEAIIHQGACSDTTEWNGQYMMENNFQYSKILLHHCMEYKIPFLYASSAAIYGSGTLFYEAREYEYPCNVYGYSKFLFDQYVRQHYFPTPPAQIVGFRYFNVYGPRESHKESMASVAYHAYRQLKDSGRIKLFEGYAGYDHGMQQRDFVYIDDVAAVNLWFLENPHLSGIFNVGTGKAQTFNELAQAVIDYYQQGEIEYIPFPNHLRGHYQSFTQADISNLKKSGYTAPFASVQEGVFQYMQWLDHQNN; from the coding sequence ATGATTATTGTAACAGGTGGGGCAGGATTTATTGGTAGTAACATCGTTTATGCACTCAACCAGCAAGGTTATAGAGATATTTTAGTAGTAGATAACCTGACTCGAGGAGAAAAATTTACTAACTTGGTTGATTGTGAGATCGCTGATTATTGGGATAAGCATCAATTTTTAGAAGCTATTTTAGCTAAAAAAAATCATTTTTCTTCTATAGAAGCTATTATCCATCAAGGGGCTTGTAGTGATACTACCGAGTGGAATGGGCAGTATATGATGGAAAATAACTTCCAGTACTCAAAAATACTATTACATCACTGCATGGAATACAAAATTCCTTTTCTGTACGCATCAAGTGCTGCTATTTATGGTAGTGGTACTTTATTTTATGAAGCTCGAGAATACGAATATCCTTGTAATGTATATGGTTATTCTAAATTCTTATTCGATCAGTATGTAAGACAGCACTACTTTCCAACTCCACCTGCTCAAATTGTAGGATTTCGTTATTTTAACGTGTATGGTCCTCGAGAGTCTCACAAAGAATCTATGGCGAGTGTTGCCTATCATGCTTATAGGCAGTTAAAGGATTCAGGGCGTATTAAACTTTTTGAAGGGTATGCTGGTTATGATCATGGGATGCAGCAGCGGGATTTTGTTTATATTGATGATGTGGCTGCAGTTAATCTGTGGTTTTTAGAAAACCCTCATCTTTCAGGAATTTTCAATGTAGGTACAGGAAAAGCACAAACTTTTAATGAATTAGCTCAAGCAGTTATTGACTATTATCAGCAAGGAGAGATTGAATATATTCCTTTTCCTAACCATCTTCGGGGACATTATCAAAGTTTTACTCAGGCAGACATAAGTAACCTTAAAAAATCAGGTTATACCGCTCCTTTTGCTTCAGTACAAGAAGGGGTGTTCCAGTATATGCAATGGTTAGATCATCAGAATAATTAA
- a CDS encoding ABC transporter ATP-binding protein — MDALVIENLQKVYRNQFTALRGINLRVAQGDFFALLGPNGAGKSTTIGILSSLVTKSAGKISVFGMDLDEQPEEVKSMIGLVPQEFNCNGFERISNILATQAGYYGIKAKTARINAEQRLKQLGLWEKRNEYSRNLSGGMKRRLMIARALVHNPKLLILDEPTAGVDIELRRSMWQFLRETNHAGTTIILTTHYLEEAEQLCRNIAIIDHGTIVENSSMRVLLEKLHQETLVLYLKQGMSTVPVISGYTLHSVDDTTLEVEIKKGDSLNHLFTGLSQAGIQVLRVKNKTNRLEELFVNLISKGNATAQ, encoded by the coding sequence ATGGATGCACTGGTTATAGAGAATTTACAAAAAGTCTATCGTAATCAATTTACCGCACTTAGAGGCATTAACCTTAGGGTAGCTCAAGGGGATTTTTTTGCTCTACTTGGCCCTAATGGGGCTGGAAAATCCACTACCATTGGGATTTTAAGCTCTTTAGTCACTAAAAGTGCAGGGAAAATTTCTGTATTTGGGATGGACTTAGATGAACAACCCGAGGAAGTGAAAAGTATGATTGGTCTCGTTCCTCAAGAGTTTAACTGTAACGGCTTTGAGCGGATTTCTAATATTTTAGCCACCCAAGCAGGTTACTATGGGATTAAAGCAAAAACTGCTCGAATTAACGCCGAGCAACGATTAAAGCAATTAGGATTATGGGAAAAACGCAATGAGTATTCCCGTAATTTATCTGGGGGAATGAAGCGACGCTTGATGATTGCTAGAGCCTTAGTCCATAACCCTAAGCTATTGATTTTAGATGAACCTACCGCTGGAGTGGATATTGAGCTACGCCGATCCATGTGGCAGTTTCTTCGAGAAACCAATCATGCGGGTACTACCATTATTTTAACAACTCACTATCTTGAAGAAGCGGAACAGTTATGTCGCAATATTGCCATTATTGATCATGGCACTATTGTGGAAAATAGCTCTATGCGGGTTTTATTAGAAAAACTTCACCAAGAAACTTTGGTGCTTTATTTAAAGCAGGGGATGAGTACTGTTCCTGTTATTTCTGGTTATACTCTCCATTCAGTGGATGATACCACTTTAGAAGTAGAGATAAAGAAGGGAGATAGTCTCAATCATTTATTTACTGGCTTATCTCAGGCAGGAATTCAAGTGTTACGAGTTAAAAATAAAACTAACCGTTTAGAGGAGCTTTTTGTTAATTTAATTAGTAAGGGTAATGCTACTGCTCAATGA
- the hldE gene encoding bifunctional D-glycero-beta-D-manno-heptose-7-phosphate kinase/D-glycero-beta-D-manno-heptose 1-phosphate adenylyltransferase HldE, whose translation MSYSLPNFTSARILVIGDVILDRYWHGTTDRISPEAPVPIVHIKNQEDRAGGAGNVAINTATLGASTTLLGLIGTDQESSSLKSLLMQQGVCCYLESLSDRPTITKLRIVSHHQQLIRLDFEENFDHCHEGLILAQYRTILQSTPPNIIIFSDYGKKTITHPNKLISLAHNFKIPISVDPKGKNFSIYYGANIITPNLPEFEAIVGSCATNEVLVERGERLREELGLEALLITRGEQGMTLIQKNTAPFHLPTQAREVFDVTGAGDTVISILAASLAAGCNYQEATRLANIAAGLVVGKLGTASVTSHELQGALQASVNTDCGVFTQDELYRLVQDAKNRGERIVMTNGCFDILHPGHVHYLAQAKKLGDRLVVAVNDNNSVKRLKGESRPVNTLMSRMTMISALRDVDWVVPFSEDTPAALIAQLCPDILVKGGDYTPDQVAGADIVLAYGGKVVILDYLEGYSTTQMINTISKKN comes from the coding sequence ATGTCTTACAGCTTACCTAATTTCACCTCTGCTCGAATATTAGTGATTGGTGATGTCATCCTAGACCGCTACTGGCACGGCACCACTGATCGTATTTCCCCTGAGGCCCCTGTCCCTATTGTCCATATTAAAAATCAAGAAGATCGGGCTGGAGGAGCAGGAAATGTAGCAATTAATACCGCTACCTTAGGGGCATCCACTACCTTGTTAGGGCTTATAGGAACTGACCAAGAATCTAGTTCATTAAAAAGTTTACTTATGCAACAAGGGGTTTGTTGCTATTTAGAATCTCTATCTGATAGACCCACAATTACTAAGCTACGCATTGTTAGCCATCACCAGCAGTTAATACGTTTAGATTTTGAGGAAAATTTTGATCACTGTCATGAAGGATTGATTCTCGCTCAGTACCGAACGATTTTACAAAGTACTCCTCCTAATATCATTATATTTTCTGATTATGGTAAAAAAACCATCACTCATCCTAATAAATTGATTTCCTTAGCGCATAATTTCAAGATACCTATTTCGGTTGATCCTAAGGGTAAAAATTTTTCTATCTACTATGGTGCAAATATAATTACTCCTAATTTGCCTGAATTTGAAGCTATTGTTGGGTCATGTGCTACTAATGAAGTATTAGTTGAAAGAGGCGAGCGGCTAAGAGAAGAATTAGGATTAGAAGCATTACTTATCACTCGGGGGGAGCAAGGAATGACTTTGATACAAAAAAATACTGCTCCTTTTCATTTACCTACTCAAGCAAGGGAAGTATTTGATGTGACTGGTGCTGGAGATACAGTAATTTCAATCTTAGCCGCTAGTTTAGCTGCTGGATGTAATTATCAAGAAGCTACTCGCCTTGCTAATATAGCTGCAGGTCTTGTAGTAGGTAAATTAGGAACAGCAAGTGTTACATCCCATGAACTTCAAGGGGCTCTTCAAGCATCAGTAAATACTGATTGTGGTGTCTTTACTCAAGATGAGTTATATCGATTGGTCCAAGACGCAAAAAATAGGGGGGAGAGAATTGTCATGACTAATGGCTGTTTTGATATTCTACACCCTGGTCATGTACATTACTTAGCACAAGCAAAAAAATTAGGAGATCGGCTGGTTGTTGCGGTAAATGATAATAATTCAGTTAAGCGGCTTAAAGGCGAATCAAGGCCCGTGAATACTCTTATGTCACGAATGACTATGATTTCAGCTCTTCGAGATGTAGATTGGGTTGTTCCTTTTTCGGAAGATACACCTGCTGCTCTGATTGCCCAGCTTTGCCCAGATATTCTAGTTAAAGGAGGAGATTATACCCCAGATCAAGTAGCTGGTGCTGATATCGTCCTTGCCTATGGAGGAAAGGTTGTTATTCTAGATTATTTAGAAGGTTATTCTACTACCCAAATGATTAATACGATTTCCAAAAAGAATTAA
- a CDS encoding ABC transporter permease, translated as MSKLKRYYITFHTLAGREIRRFIRIWIQTLLPPAVTMTLYFVIFGGLIGGQIGPMEGFSYMEYIAPGLVMMAIINHSYMNVVSSLFSAKFQHYIEELIVSPTPNSIILLGYVTGGVVRGLMAGIIVFFIANLFTHIKIEHLLLTCMVAVLTAGVFSLGGFINAVFAKDFDGISIVPNFILTPLTYLGGVFYSIKLMPEFGQTASLFNPIFYMVNGFRYGMLGSSDVNIQVAFTIIIIFLIVLSIVALYLLNKGIGIRT; from the coding sequence ATGAGTAAGTTAAAGCGATATTATATTACTTTTCACACCCTAGCAGGTCGAGAAATTCGCCGCTTTATTCGAATTTGGATTCAAACCCTACTCCCCCCTGCAGTCACCATGACTTTATATTTTGTTATTTTCGGAGGACTAATTGGCGGGCAGATTGGACCGATGGAAGGGTTTAGCTATATGGAATATATTGCTCCCGGATTAGTGATGATGGCCATTATTAATCACTCCTATATGAATGTAGTTTCTTCTTTATTTAGTGCAAAATTTCAGCACTATATAGAAGAATTAATTGTTTCCCCTACCCCTAATAGTATTATTTTACTGGGTTATGTGACCGGTGGGGTAGTACGAGGATTAATGGCAGGAATCATTGTTTTTTTCATTGCTAACCTTTTTACCCATATTAAAATAGAGCATTTACTGCTGACTTGTATGGTAGCAGTTTTGACTGCTGGAGTATTTTCTCTAGGTGGTTTTATTAACGCAGTTTTTGCTAAGGACTTTGATGGGATTTCTATTGTCCCTAATTTTATTCTTACCCCTCTCACCTATCTTGGCGGCGTATTCTATTCAATTAAATTGATGCCTGAATTTGGGCAGACAGCTTCTCTATTTAATCCTATTTTTTATATGGTCAATGGATTTCGCTATGGCATGCTTGGATCTTCTGATGTGAATATCCAAGTTGCTTTTACCATTATTATCATTTTCTTAATTGTACTCAGTATTGTTGCTCTCTATTTATTAAATAAGGGTATAGGAATAAGAACATAA
- a CDS encoding RNA recognition motif domain-containing protein, with the protein MIKLFIRGLPSNTTEETLTELFSGFGTVRALTLHKDLFTGQARGTALIDMEGHEGRAAIAGLNGSQIQGSTLYVSQTKEDKRRLRGGRRR; encoded by the coding sequence ATGATCAAACTTTTTATACGTGGATTACCTTCAAATACAACTGAAGAAACTCTTACTGAATTGTTCTCAGGCTTTGGCACAGTGCGTGCTTTAACTTTGCATAAAGATCTGTTCACCGGTCAAGCACGAGGTACCGCCTTAATTGATATGGAAGGTCATGAGGGGCGTGCGGCTATTGCAGGCTTAAATGGATCTCAGATTCAAGGATCTACTCTCTATGTAAGCCAAACTAAGGAAGATAAACGGCGCTTAAGAGGCGGTAGACGACGCTAG
- a CDS encoding multicopper oxidase domain-containing protein: MASSSDYSDSAGVTREYYIAAEDTNWDFAPSGQNLVHCMDQPAPCAIPKPYNHVFPAVRYIEYTDGSFTKPKSQPQWLGILGPIIRAEVGDSIKVHFCNHTTLGSAYSMHPHGLRYTKDNEGALYYGVNSSTSPGSGAEVHSGQCFDYTWSADQTSGPSKGDPSSKVWWYHSHVESSSDINSGLLGPIIVTRQGMANPDGSPKDVDREFITAFFIFNKLSGDEAGLMHSINGYIFGNLKGLIAKNGEQVRWHVLGMGNENDLHTPHWHGKTVLIGSPPAQRGDVLELLPASMITADMKADNIGEWQYHCHVADHMDAGMVTTYQISP; encoded by the coding sequence TTGGCTAGCAGTAGTGACTATTCAGATAGTGCTGGTGTAACACGAGAATATTATATTGCAGCAGAAGACACTAATTGGGATTTTGCCCCTAGTGGTCAGAACCTTGTTCACTGTATGGATCAGCCTGCTCCTTGTGCTATACCAAAGCCATATAATCATGTTTTCCCCGCCGTACGCTATATTGAGTACACAGATGGATCTTTTACTAAACCTAAATCTCAACCCCAATGGTTGGGTATTTTAGGACCTATTATTCGTGCTGAAGTGGGGGATAGCATTAAGGTTCATTTTTGTAATCATACAACATTGGGTAGTGCCTATAGTATGCATCCACATGGGCTACGATATACTAAAGATAATGAAGGAGCACTCTACTATGGAGTAAACTCGTCTACATCTCCGGGATCTGGCGCTGAGGTTCATTCAGGGCAATGCTTTGATTACACTTGGTCTGCAGATCAAACAAGTGGACCTTCAAAAGGCGATCCTTCCTCTAAAGTATGGTGGTATCATTCCCACGTGGAATCAAGTAGCGATATAAACTCAGGCCTCTTAGGACCTATTATTGTTACACGCCAAGGTATGGCTAACCCTGATGGCAGTCCTAAAGACGTAGACCGTGAATTTATTACTGCTTTTTTTATCTTTAATAAACTATCAGGTGATGAAGCAGGATTAATGCACAGTATTAATGGCTATATTTTTGGTAATTTAAAAGGTCTGATTGCAAAAAATGGGGAACAAGTACGTTGGCATGTGCTTGGTATGGGTAATGAGAACGATCTTCATACACCACATTGGCATGGTAAGACTGTGTTAATAGGATCTCCTCCAGCGCAACGTGGAGATGTTCTGGAACTATTACCTGCTTCTATGATTACGGCTGATATGAAAGCTGATAATATCGGAGAATGGCAATACCATTGCCACGTTGCAGATCACATGGATGCCGGCATGGTTACCACTTATCAAATATCACCTTAA
- the rplM gene encoding 50S ribosomal protein L13, whose amino-acid sequence MKTFSAKPKEVRRDWYLVDADGKTLGRLASEIARRLRGKHKAIYTPHVDTGDYIVVINAEKIRTTGRKLEQKRYYWHSEYPGGIKFRTLAQLLDRTPERVIETAVRGMLPKNPLGRAMFRKLKVYGNADHPHTAQQPQPLNI is encoded by the coding sequence ATGAAGACCTTTAGTGCCAAGCCTAAAGAAGTACGGCGCGATTGGTATCTAGTAGATGCAGATGGGAAAACACTTGGGCGCCTAGCCAGTGAAATTGCCCGCCGTTTACGAGGAAAACATAAAGCGATTTATACTCCTCATGTAGATACCGGAGATTACATTGTTGTAATTAATGCAGAAAAAATACGTACAACAGGTAGAAAATTAGAACAAAAACGCTATTATTGGCATAGCGAATATCCAGGTGGGATTAAATTTCGTACCTTAGCACAACTTTTAGATCGTACGCCAGAGAGGGTAATAGAAACCGCAGTGAGGGGGATGCTACCTAAAAATCCTCTAGGTCGTGCTATGTTTCGTAAGCTAAAAGTTTATGGTAACGCAGATCATCCTCATACTGCACAACAACCCCAGCCTTTAAACATTTAA
- a CDS encoding undecaprenyl-diphosphate phosphatase — translation MEFTHTLALAILQGLTEFLPISSSAHLVLLPKLFGWQDQGVAFDVVLHLGTLSAVIFYFRSELSKMTKDWFKSLVSFKLVGESRLAWAVLFGTVPVGLVGLMVHDVVDNVRSATILAWSTIIFGLLLGYADIEGNRTRDEHSLTWKDVVIIGLAQAVALIPGTSRSGITMTAGLMLGLTREGAARFSFLLSIPVIILAGSLEGFGLLRHPEAVDWSALVLGTLISALVGYLCIHFFLKALQYVGMVPFMIYRLILGGIILWLL, via the coding sequence ATGGAATTTACCCACACTTTAGCGCTTGCCATTTTACAAGGATTAACCGAATTTCTTCCTATTTCTAGTTCTGCTCATCTTGTCTTGCTGCCTAAGCTTTTCGGTTGGCAAGATCAAGGAGTAGCTTTTGATGTGGTTTTACATCTAGGGACATTATCTGCCGTCATTTTTTATTTTCGATCTGAATTATCGAAAATGACCAAGGATTGGTTTAAATCCTTAGTTTCTTTTAAGTTAGTCGGAGAAAGCCGGCTTGCTTGGGCTGTTTTATTTGGTACTGTTCCAGTAGGATTAGTAGGGCTTATGGTTCATGATGTTGTAGATAATGTTCGATCTGCTACCATTCTTGCTTGGAGTACTATTATTTTTGGCTTACTTTTAGGTTATGCCGATATTGAAGGTAACCGAACTCGAGATGAGCATAGTCTTACGTGGAAAGATGTGGTAATTATTGGGCTTGCTCAGGCAGTAGCACTCATTCCGGGTACTTCTCGCTCAGGTATTACAATGACCGCAGGTCTTATGTTAGGGCTTACTCGAGAAGGGGCTGCACGGTTTTCTTTTTTACTTTCTATCCCTGTGATTATTTTAGCAGGCAGCTTAGAAGGATTTGGACTACTCCGTCATCCTGAAGCAGTAGATTGGAGCGCACTAGTTTTAGGTACCTTAATATCTGCCTTAGTAGGTTATTTGTGTATCCACTTTTTTCTAAAAGCCTTACAATATGTAGGTATGGTTCCTTTTATGATATACCGCCTAATATTAGGTGGTATTATACTTTGGCTATTGTAA
- a CDS encoding cold-shock protein yields MSEQQTGTVKWFNDSKGYGFIQREGGDDLFVHYRSISGNGHRTLKEGQHVSFVEVQGQKGPQADNVVVIQ; encoded by the coding sequence ATGTCAGAACAACAGACAGGAACCGTAAAGTGGTTCAATGATTCAAAAGGTTATGGTTTTATACAGCGAGAAGGCGGAGATGATTTATTTGTTCATTACCGTTCCATTTCAGGTAACGGTCATAGGACATTAAAAGAAGGACAGCATGTTAGTTTTGTTGAGGTTCAAGGGCAAAAAGGTCCTCAAGCTGACAATGTAGTTGTAATTCAATAA
- a CDS encoding DEAD/DEAH box helicase, protein MSSQVDSTTSFEFFSINGLILQALKELKYQNPTLIQVQAIPSFLKGYDLVGQAQTGTGKTAAFAIPILNQINLQQQDTQALILTPTRELAIQVTEAFRSYAKYLTGFSTFPIYGGQPMGKQLQQLKHGIQVVVGTPGRVMDHLRRKSLRLDQLTTVVLDEADEMLKMGFIEDIEWILQQIPHKCQTALFSATMPRSIRNIANKYLNNPQDIKINQEVKTLPEITQRYWLASKLPKLDALSRILEMEGNSAAIIFVRTKAATEEVAKYLQQHGYSAAALHGDMSQALREKVVAQLKDSTLNIVVATDVAARGLDVERIGHVINYDTPYDTETYIHRIGRTGRAGRTGIATLFVTSREQRVLNNIQKVTKHPIHRINLPSAQQIQEQRVKQFKEKITETLKKEEVSDFRNLVQQWIQQEGFSALDIAAALTLSIQGNRPLIDKSITEVQDTPSKKRKTTEANINGRSQKDQLREKNKPYQKARKKHKVYSSTSFKRKKSLVTPDLSTANS, encoded by the coding sequence ATGTCATCTCAAGTAGATTCTACTACTTCTTTCGAGTTTTTTTCCATTAACGGACTCATTCTTCAAGCACTGAAAGAATTAAAGTATCAAAATCCAACTTTAATTCAAGTCCAAGCAATTCCCTCTTTCTTAAAAGGCTACGATTTAGTAGGTCAAGCACAGACAGGTACTGGAAAAACTGCAGCATTTGCCATTCCTATTTTAAATCAAATAAATTTACAGCAACAAGATACGCAAGCATTAATTTTAACGCCTACCCGTGAGTTAGCCATTCAAGTTACAGAGGCTTTTCGTAGTTATGCAAAATACTTAACAGGGTTTAGTACTTTTCCTATTTATGGTGGACAGCCTATGGGGAAGCAATTACAACAACTTAAGCATGGCATACAGGTTGTAGTTGGTACCCCAGGAAGGGTAATGGATCATTTACGACGTAAAAGTTTGCGGTTAGATCAGCTTACTACAGTTGTACTTGATGAAGCTGATGAAATGCTGAAGATGGGGTTTATTGAGGATATAGAGTGGATTTTACAGCAGATTCCTCATAAATGCCAAACTGCACTCTTCTCAGCAACGATGCCTCGCTCTATTCGTAATATAGCAAATAAATATCTAAATAATCCTCAAGATATTAAAATTAACCAAGAAGTTAAAACACTTCCAGAAATAACTCAACGTTATTGGCTGGCCTCTAAATTACCTAAATTAGATGCTTTATCTAGAATTTTAGAAATGGAGGGAAATAGTGCAGCCATTATTTTTGTACGTACTAAAGCAGCTACAGAAGAAGTAGCAAAATATTTACAGCAACATGGCTATAGTGCAGCAGCACTCCATGGGGATATGTCTCAAGCTTTAAGGGAGAAAGTGGTAGCTCAGCTTAAAGATAGCACATTAAATATTGTAGTTGCCACTGATGTGGCTGCTCGTGGGCTTGATGTAGAGCGGATAGGTCATGTAATCAATTATGATACTCCCTATGATACAGAAACATATATCCATCGCATTGGACGCACTGGTCGTGCAGGTAGAACTGGAATAGCTACTCTTTTTGTTACTTCTCGTGAACAGAGAGTATTAAATAATATTCAAAAAGTAACTAAACACCCAATTCATAGGATTAATCTACCTAGTGCCCAGCAGATTCAAGAGCAGCGGGTTAAACAATTTAAGGAAAAAATCACAGAAACATTAAAAAAAGAAGAAGTATCTGATTTCCGAAACTTAGTACAACAGTGGATCCAGCAGGAAGGGTTTTCAGCACTTGATATTGCTGCAGCACTTACTCTGTCTATACAGGGAAACCGTCCTTTAATAGATAAATCAATAACAGAAGTTCAAGATACTCCATCTAAAAAGAGAAAAACTACAGAAGCTAATATTAATGGTAGATCACAAAAAGACCAACTGAGAGAAAAGAACAAGCCGTATCAAAAAGCAAGAAAAAAGCATAAAGTTTATTCTTCAACCTCTTTCAAACGAAAGAAATCTTTAGTTACTCCTGATCTATCAACAGCAAATAGCTAA
- the rpsI gene encoding 30S ribosomal protein S9, with protein sequence MSEKYYATGRRKTSTARVYLSKGSGNIIINRRSIDEYFGRKTSRMVVRQPLELATLSEELDVQVFVRGGGNSGQAGAIRHGIARALVNYNETLKPSLRKAGFITRDARAVERKKVGLHKARKAPQYSKR encoded by the coding sequence ATGTCAGAAAAATATTATGCTACGGGTCGTCGTAAAACATCTACTGCCCGTGTTTATTTAAGCAAAGGCAGCGGGAATATTATCATTAACCGCCGTAGTATAGATGAGTACTTTGGTAGAAAAACATCACGAATGGTTGTCCGCCAACCCTTAGAACTTGCTACTTTAAGTGAAGAATTAGATGTGCAAGTTTTCGTTCGAGGAGGAGGTAATAGCGGTCAAGCAGGTGCTATCCGTCATGGTATTGCTCGTGCACTTGTAAATTACAATGAAACCCTAAAACCCTCTTTACGTAAAGCAGGATTTATTACTCGAGATGCACGAGCTGTTGAGCGTAAAAAAGTTGGGCTTCATAAAGCAAGAAAAGCTCCACAATACTCGAAGCGTTAA